Proteins encoded together in one Astatotilapia calliptera chromosome 7, fAstCal1.2, whole genome shotgun sequence window:
- the LOC113025062 gene encoding uncharacterized protein K02A2.6-like — MLRDRLVCGISDDRIQRRLLAEDSLTFEKVLKFAQAMEAANRDIVDLKSMTEQSRFTKGLGAVNKMEDGGSTSQQVVRKCYRCGGLNHVAKDCRFVSEKCHNCGKVGHIKRVCRMKMEQKGGRGRQGKQAHFLEEENVESEEEGAEMHHIKASVTMYNVHEEISIPREEPIRQKLKVNGQNVTFEVDTGCGYTIMSKESFKKLFEGSKAPKVSKCGIKLRTYGGHKVPVWGAAQVQVEFRDSKKTLDVVVVEGAGTSLMGRGWIKALQLDWQPVHKIEGGDDALQRILARHETVFKDELGTLKGFAAKIHVASDAKPCFYKPRSVPFAMKKKVEQELERLLEEKIIQPVKFSEWAAPIVPILKPDSSTRICGDYKLTVNKVSPVEQYPIPRMEDMIAGLAGGEKYTKLDMSHAYQQVVLDEESRKYVTVNTHKGLFTYTRLPFGVSSSPAIFQRTMESVLQGLTNVAVYLDDIILTGKNDKEHLQTLEGVLQRLEEAGLRLKRSKCQFMEKEVTFLGHRVDKTGLHPVPAKVKAVQEAPPPKSVTELKAYLGLLNFYNKFLPNLSTLLAPLHKLLRKGEPWCWGPAQEKVFGKSKELLQSSSVLVHYDEQKDLILSCDASPYGVGAVLAHRMPDGQEKPIGFASRTLNAAEKNYSQLDKEGLAVIFGVQYFHKYLYGRKFMIITDHKPLISLFHELKAVPQMASQRIMRWAVLLRAYEYVIKYREGKNNSNADGLSRLPLPENLPKEVAAEDQVLMVDQDQEGVMTSEQLQRWTTKDPILSRVREYAMRGWPTTQHPNFQPYRQRQQELSVQDGCVLWGARVVIPEQGRRPLLEQLHQSHPGMSRMKGLARSYMWWPHMENDIEDKVRSCSTCQEHRHRPQEAPLHPWEWPEKPWRRIHIDYAGPFLGKMFLVIVDAHSKWLDVYPVPSATAAATIDCLRNCFSTHGLPEMVVSNNAQCFVSAQTKEFMAKNGITHVTSAPYHPASNGLAERAVQTFKELMKKSTGDTLATKLNRALFSYRITPQSTTGKSPAELMMGRKLRCTLDLIHPDLKQKVTAKQDSQRLYHDRHAKERMFVIGDTVYTRNYGRGPKWIPGLIQEMTGPVSYLVMLGNGTVVRRHVDQLFARLEPCLAAGMPEGHPGEPPKAAPNISAETGDEDERHIEVQVTPVVKPHMESSDSLESPATGLRRSQRTKRKPEHLRDFVP, encoded by the coding sequence ATGCTGCGGGATCGTTTAGTATGTGGAATAAGCGACGACAGAATACAGCGCAGATTGTTAGCAGAGGATTCGCTAACATTTGAAAAGGTGCTGAAGTTTGCTCAAGCAATGGAGGCTGCTAACAGAGACATTGTGGATTTGAAGAGCATGACAGAACAGTCGCGATTCACTAAAGGATTAGGAGCCGTGAACAAGATGGAGGACGGCGGCTCGACGTCACAACAGGTTGTCAGGAAGTGCTACAGATGTGGAGGACTAAATCATGTGGCCAAGGACTGcaggtttgtttcagaaaaatgcCACAACTGTGGAAAGGTGGGACACATAAAAAGGGTTTGCCGAatgaaaatggaacaaaaaggAGGGCGTGGCAGACAAGGTAAACAAGCCCATTTCTTGGAAGAGGAGAATGTGGAGAGTGAGGAAGAAGGAGCTGAAATGCACCACATAAAGGCAAGTGTGACTATGTATAATGTGCATGAGGAGATTAGCATCCCAAGGGAAGAACCCATCAGACAGAAGCTAAAAGTAAATGGACAGAATGTGACATTTGAAGTAGACACAGGCTGTGGTTACACTATCATGTCGAAggagtcatttaaaaaactttttgaaggcagTAAGGCGCCCAAAGTAAGCAAGTGTGGAATCAAACTGAGAACGTATGGAGGCCACAAGGTACCCGTGTGGGGAGCAGCCCAAGTGCAGGTGGAATTCAGAGACAGTAAGAAAACACTGGATGTGGTGGTGGTTGAAGGGGCTGGAACTAGTTTGATGGGTCGGGGATGGATTAAGGCCCTCCAattagactggcaacctgtacATAAGATAGAAGGCGGAGATGATGCCTTACAGCGGATACTGGCCAGACATGAAACAGTGTTTAAGGATGAGTTGGGAACGCTGAAGGGGTTTGCAGCAAAGATACATGTAGCCAGTGATGCCAAACCGTGCTTCTATAAGCCCCGATCAGTTCCGTTTGCtatgaaaaagaaagtggaGCAGGAACTGGAGAGACTGTTGGAGGAGAAAATCATCCAACCAGTGAAATTCTCAGAGTGGGCCGCACCCATTGTACCCATACTAAAGCCAGACTCCAGCACCAGAATTTGTGGTGACTACAAACTGACTGTTAACAAGGTGTCGCCTGTAGAACAATACCCCATTCCACGAATGGAGGACATGATAGCGGGGCTGGCGGGAGGAGAAAAATACACCAAGTTAGATATGAGTCACGCATATCAACAGGTTGTACTTGATGAGGAATCTAGAAAGTATGTCACAGTGAACACACACAAGGGTTTGTTTACATACACCAGGTTGCCATTTGGTGTGAGTTCAAGTCCTGCCATTTTTCAGCGCACCATGGAGAGTGTGTTGCAAGGTCTGACCAATGTCGCAGTGTATCTGGATGACATCATCCTGACGGGAAAGAATGACAAAGAACATCTTCAAACACTGGAGGGAGTGCTGCAGCGCTTGGAGGAGGCGGGCCTGCGCTTAAAAAGGAGCAAATGTCAATTCATGGAGAAGGAAGTGACATTTTTAGGACATCGGGTGGATAAGACCGGTTTACATCCAGTGCCGGCAAAAGTGAAAGCAGTGCAGGAGGCGCCACCCCCAAAATCAGTGACAGAGCTCAAAGCTTATTTGGGGTTGTTGAACTTCTATAATAAGTTCTTGCCAAACTTGTCCACACTGTTGGCCCCTCTGCACAAGCTTCTGAGAAAGGGGGAACCATGGTGTTGGGGACCAGCACAGGAGAAGGTTTTCGGCAAATCAAAGGAACTGTTGCAGTCAAGCAGTGTATTGGTACACTATGATGAGCAAAAGGATTTAATTCTTTCTTGCGATGCGTCCCCCTATGGAGTGGGAGCAGTACTAGCTCACCGCATGCCAGATGGTCAGGAAAAACCCATTGGGTTTGCATCGCGTACCCTGAATGCAGCAGAAAAGAACTACTCACAGCTGGATAAAGAAGGATTGGCTGTGATATTTGGTGTACAGTATTTTCATAAGTACCTGTACGGCAGGAAGTTCATGATTATCACGGATCATAAGCCATTGATAAGTTTGTTCCATGAGTTGAAGGCCGTCCCTCAGATGGCGTCACAGAGGATCATGCGATGGGCAGTGTTATTAAGAGCCTATGAGTATGTCATTAAATACAGAGAAGGCAAAAATAACAGTAATGCTGATGGTCTGAGTCGTCTCCCTCTTCCAGAGAACCTCCCTAAAGAGGTGGCAGCTGAGGACCAAGTGTTGATGGTAGATCAGGACCAGGAGGGCGTGATGACATCTGAGCAGCTGCAAAGATGGACAACCAAAGATCCCATACTCTCCAGAGTGCGTGAGTATGCTATGAGAGGATGGCCCACTACGCAGCATCCTAATTTTCAGCCCTACAGACAGAGACAACAGGAGCTGAGTGTGCAGGATGGGTGTGTGCTGTGGGGGGCGAGGGTGGTGATACCAGAACAAGGTCGACGCCCCCTTTTGGAACAGCTACATCAGTCACACCCAGGAATGAGCCGCATGAAGGGCCTGGCCAGAAGCTACATGTGGTGGCCGCATATGGAGAATGACATTGAAGACAAGGTGAGGTCCTGCAGTACATGTCAAGAACATAGACACAGGCCACAAGAGGCACCGCTACACCCCTGGGAGTGGCCAGAAAAGCCCTGGAGAAGGATACATATCGATTATGCTGGCCCGTTTTTGGGTAAAATGTTCTTAGTAATAGTGGACGCCCACTCCAAATGGTTAGATGTGTATCCAGTTCCATCCGCTACAGCAGCTGCAACCATAGACTGCCTGAGAAATTGTTTCAGCACGCACGGCCTTCCTGAGATGGTGGTCTCAAATAATGCCCAGTGTTTTGTAAGTGCACAAACTAAAGAGTTCATGGCAAAGAACGGAATCACTCACGTCACCTCCGCTCCATATCACCCCGCCTCCAATGggttagcagaaagagcagtgCAAACGTTCAAAGAACTCATGAAAAAGAGTACTGGAGACACTCTGGCAACCAAGTTAAACAGGGCTCTGTTTAGTTACAGAATCACACCACAGTCCACAACAGGGAAGTCTCCCGCTGAGTTGATGATGGGCCGGAAGTTGAGGTGTACTCTTGATCTCATACACCCTGACTTGAAACAGAAAGTGACAGCAAAACAAGATAGCCAAAGACTGTATCATGATAGACATGCCAAGGAGCGCATGTTTGTTATTGGAGACACAGTATATACCAGAAACTATGGCAGAGGACCCAAATGGATACCAGGACTTATACAGGAGATGACAGGGCCTGTTTCCTACTTGGTGATGCTGGGCAATGGGACAGTGGTGAGGCGTCACGTCGATCAGCTGTTTGCCCGCCTGGAGCCGTGCCTGGCAGCAGGAATGCCTGAAGGCCACCCAGGCGAGCCCCCAAAGGCAGCCCCAAACATCAGCGCTGAGACAGGAGACGAGGATGAGAGACACATAGAGGTGCAAGTTACACCAGTGGTGAAGCCACATATGGAGAGTAGTGATTCGCTGGAATCACCTGCCACGGGGTTACGGCGATCGCAAAGGACCAAGAGAAAGCCGGAGCACCTGAGAGACTTTGTGCCGTGA